The genomic segment GGCATTACTGGTCTATATGGAAAATTTCTATACATCCATCCACGTCCACGTCCCCATCCAATTCCACGACCATAACCAAAATATCTAGGAGCAGGATTCATAAAACCTGGCACCGGGTAACCAGCGCAATATCCAGCTGCTCTACCTGTCATTGGCCCTAATCCTAATGGACCTGTTCTATCACCACCTGGCATGGCACACCTCCAAAAATTTTTTCTACCTTAAAATGTAGCTAATAATATATTAATAACATATGTTCAAAATGTCAATATGATTTTATTACTACTATTATTAAAAATCTTGTTGACTACATTAATCTTTACAAATATAGTATCTAATATTAA from the Deferribacterota bacterium genome contains:
- a CDS encoding DUF5320 domain-containing protein → MPGGDRTGPLGLGPMTGRAAGYCAGYPVPGFMNPAPRYFGYGRGIGWGRGRGWMYRNFPYRPVMPYATVPPYSPYSYRADEQDIDLLKREAELLKKQLEEVQKHIETLEKEQEK